The following DNA comes from Erigeron canadensis isolate Cc75 chromosome 3, C_canadensis_v1, whole genome shotgun sequence.
TGAATTCAGTCTGGTTTGCACACCAGAAAATAAAAACCTAGAAGGCCGAACCAAGTAGACCAAACAAACTTAAAATCGAACCGATGAACATGCATAGTTGCTATTAAACATTTGTTTTAGTAATACTCTTGCTAATTGTGTTTTTCTAATCATCAAATTCCAGAGTATCCCCATGTTCATGGGTTTGTTGCAGGCATATATGAATCTCAACACATCAAAACTCTCGCCAGATGCCTTTCGTCAAAAAATAAGAGGAAGACTTGTTTATAATGTTTTTCCGGTGACTCTCGTTCAAGTAAGattctattttaattaattgggtTTTTGACACACTATGTATTTCCTGTATGTGCCTTTGAAAACCATTTCTATTTTGTAAGTTTTATCTCTTTTCCCCGAGAGACAACACAAGTATTTGCAACTTCTCATTTTACAGGTTCAACCAAATCTTACATTGAAGTTCTGTACTAAAAACTAAAGTGATACTTCGATTATGAAGAAAAATCAAAACTGAAAATGATGCTTCTCCGAGCTCGTCAAAATACCTTTTTTCCTTCCGTGTGACCCTCTTTTTGGGGTTGCTCACAGGCTCCgttattattttctttctagATGTATTCATATTCATAATTGATTCATCGTAAATTGTACCAACATATTATAATTGAATGCAGCCTCGCTGTGTTACTCTGAACCAGCACAACCTCGAGCTCATGAACTTGTTGACATGGCAATATGTGGCCGTTCGCCTTGTGTGCACCATTTTCATGATCGCTTTTCAGCGCTGTGATATGTATCCTCTATGGCTTAGCTGGATGTTCTTCTTTATCTTGAATGTATCGGCTTCCGTGGCATATTACACTGCTTGTGCTTTCTACCTAGCATTTGTCGAAGATTTCCCACGTCTGTCTTATGGCAAGTTCCTTCATATCAGAGGGATCTTCTTTTTCTGCTTTTGGCAGGTAATTCTCATTCTCATGTACCTGCTATCATATAAGCTTTTTGcttgacaaaagtttgattggattttactttttatcattattagtaTGCCTCTAAAGCTTAGTTAGAAGTTTGTAGGagttttatatgatttttcgcAACCAAGTTGATGAATTTTAGGTGGACATAAATATGCAATTTTAAAAGCTCAAAATCACATTACTATTACTTGTTTTTATGATCTCTTTGTGCCCATGTGAGTCTTGATAGCATCTAAACCTGTTATAGGACTATATTGGTTGATTACTTGAATTCACTCAATCACACCCAACTTGACCTGTTACCATAGGTGGATGGAGGGGAAGGACCAAGGGGTACCCCCTTCAATGACCCAATTCCAATGAGATTTATATATGTCAAGCCCATATCCACTATattctctgttttttttttatgattaaaaatattattatctcATAGCTTCACAAACAGGTTTggtttcatttttgttttatactttttgtgtttgttccaattgatatatattttcttttaaattactGTATCTAActatttctaatttttaatgTATTTCTTTGAGGTATATGACTATGTATTTCTTTTGCATTTTCTTTAtctattatttatttgatttttaccTTGGTTGTGAACTGATATATCCCATATAATTTTTTCTCTGAGCCCCCCTTCAATGTTATCAGTTTACTTTAAGTTCTGACTCCGTCTCTGCGTGTTACGTTGCATAAGCGATTTGACATAGTCATTTCGTCTTTTTAACCAAGTTAAACATTCTTAAGTCTGCATTGTGGATCAAAGATTGCATTGCCAACCCATGTCCCCTAAGCGGAACTCCTGCCACTGATCTCCTATTCTCCTGTACCATATTATGTTGTAGCTCGCCATCTGTTTTTTCTgaattatttaatataaattcaGTCACTTTGAAAATGCACATTTATGCACCGGTTACATGTTTTGACATTTTCGCCTTCAGTTGGAGcatataatcaaattaattcCGATTTCAAATCTATGTTCATGTGTGGCTTGACACTTCCAAACAGGGGCTGCTTTATGCGGGATCTAGGTTTACATGTTGATTAAATGTCTTTTTGCCGCTTTTCTAATAGATTAAGTTTCTTATCTGATTGTTTCTAGGGCGGTGTATTCAAGATTCTTGTTGCAATGGGCTTAATGAAAAGAAACCATTTTTGGCGGCAAGAGCTACATAACACCTTATTGGTTTTGGAGACGACGCCACTGTCATTCACCCATTGGGTTGCATACTCTGCTGGagtatatattgtttttcgTCTTCCTCTCAAGTCGTCTGTTCCGTCTCTCATGTCTAAAGCAAACTAAATTTGTTGTACCTGTATACGAATCTGAATTACTACACACAAGTGTTAGTTTATGTACATTAGGATGCCTCACAATCACCATCTTTGGTATGGTTTCCATGTCTAGCTCCTGCTGCTAGTTTAGATACAGGGGGTATACGTATCATATACATATGGAGTGTTGAGCTTATGTAGGTGGCTGTCTTGTAAAGAAGGCAGGGTACAACTGTTGATTAGTGCTGGAGCTCCTAAAGAcctaattaaattgcttagtgCTAGAGCTCCTAAACTATTTCCACCCTAGACGACACCAATCCTAGCTTTAATAAATTcttgaaaatatgttaattggGAACATTATAGGATGGGAATGATGCAGGATAGAatttaacaataaaatatatagtgTTCATCTTAAAGTAGTAGTTTAGtaagttttaaaaaacatatatacaactgGAAAAACTAGCTTTAGTTTGGATTTGAACTGGTTTTTCGTTTAAACCGGTTTGTGTTCGACCAGTTTAAACAATATTCAAATGGATTGTTTTGCGGAATAACGGA
Coding sequences within:
- the LOC122590527 gene encoding transmembrane protein 184A-like translates to MWFDDMVTTIHPLIYSGIPLAYPIYSAAHNIQNHRSHWAKPEEQKRILVLVAIPAVIGIVSWAELHVNEDRKTIFLLLDSIKECSAGLSIPMFMGLLQAYMNLNTSKLSPDAFRQKIRGRLVYNVFPVTLVQPRCVTLNQHNLELMNLLTWQYVAVRLVCTIFMIAFQRCDMYPLWLSWMFFFILNVSASVAYYTACAFYLAFVEDFPRLSYGKFLHIRGIFFFCFWQGGVFKILVAMGLMKRNHFWRQELHNTLLVLETTPLSFTHWVAYSAGVYIVFRLPLKSSVPSLMSKAN